A genomic window from Anthocerotibacter panamensis C109 includes:
- a CDS encoding PEP-CTERM sorting domain-containing protein gives MNLKTCGVPAALTAALGLLLLTEPAAAATFTYDGTTVGAPTWNRPIEDGSALSANGNAVPFSVFQFQVTQAGDYTFNSQQAGTFNGFIFVYQGTFNPLTPLNNFLAANNNITPGNQTQSRIQNLSLVTGLDYFFVTTGVQNTDFGTFRNSILGGPGDAVPTPEPASVVGFLALGAGGVLSRKRDRHPVI, from the coding sequence ATGAATTTAAAAACTTGTGGTGTACCGGCTGCCCTGACTGCCGCTTTGGGCTTGCTTCTTCTGACTGAGCCCGCCGCTGCTGCGACTTTTACCTACGATGGGACGACAGTCGGTGCTCCGACCTGGAATCGCCCTATTGAAGATGGCAGTGCCCTCTCCGCCAATGGCAATGCGGTTCCTTTTAGCGTGTTCCAATTCCAGGTCACCCAAGCGGGTGATTACACCTTTAACAGTCAACAGGCAGGAACCTTCAACGGCTTTATCTTTGTCTATCAAGGGACTTTTAACCCGCTTACCCCGCTCAACAATTTTCTGGCGGCAAATAACAACATTACCCCAGGGAACCAAACACAGTCGCGTATCCAAAACCTGTCGCTCGTGACGGGCCTAGATTATTTCTTCGTAACCACTGGGGTCCAAAACACGGATTTCGGCACGTTCCGCAACTCGATTCTGGGCGGTCCTGGAGATGCTGTTCCGACCCCGGAACCAGCCTCTGTGGTCGGGTTCCTTGCTCTTGGGGCCGGGGGAGTGCTCTCTCGTAAGCGCGACCGGCATCCTGTTATCTAA
- a CDS encoding SAM hydrolase/SAM-dependent halogenase family protein, producing MTAPWVALTTDFGRGSYVAQMKGVILSLNPRAHLIDIAHDLGPQNIRAYALCLRQCVPYFPAGTIHIVVVDPGVGTARRALCAQMHGQVFLAPDNGVLGWIALQDPNVAYVHLTAQRFWRSPVSATFHGRDIFAPVAAHLSLGVPVTALGPSLFDPVELPWPQPVQEPSRTVGEVLTVDPFGNLITNLTPIDLARWTHPHVRCQGREIGKIQRTYGDVAPGTLLALINSSDLLEIAVAGGHAAHTLSTGAGTLVEVLTRSVRSC from the coding sequence ATGACTGCGCCATGGGTGGCCCTGACCACTGATTTTGGTCGTGGATCTTATGTCGCCCAGATGAAGGGCGTCATCTTGAGCCTCAATCCACGGGCGCACCTGATCGATATTGCTCATGACCTCGGCCCGCAGAATATTCGCGCCTATGCCCTCTGCCTAAGACAGTGCGTCCCTTACTTCCCAGCGGGCACTATCCATATTGTGGTCGTGGACCCCGGTGTAGGGACCGCCCGCCGTGCCCTCTGTGCCCAAATGCACGGACAGGTCTTCCTAGCTCCAGACAATGGAGTATTGGGTTGGATTGCGCTACAGGACCCCAACGTCGCCTACGTCCACCTGACAGCGCAACGTTTTTGGCGCTCACCGGTCTCGGCTACGTTCCACGGACGGGATATTTTTGCTCCGGTCGCAGCCCACCTGAGCCTAGGGGTGCCGGTGACCGCACTGGGACCGAGCCTTTTTGACCCGGTGGAACTTCCCTGGCCCCAACCGGTCCAGGAACCTAGTCGCACCGTAGGCGAGGTCTTGACCGTGGACCCGTTCGGAAACCTCATCACCAACCTCACGCCCATCGACCTCGCGCGGTGGACCCATCCCCACGTCCGGTGCCAAGGGCGAGAGATCGGCAAAATCCAGCGGACCTATGGCGATGTCGCGCCGGGAACCTTGCTCGCCTTGATAAATAGCAGTGACCTGTTAGAGATTGCTGTCGCCGGAGGTCATGCTGCTCATACCCTTAGCACAGGTGCCGGAACTCTGGTAGAAGTACTAACGCGTTCAGTAAGGAGCTGCTAA
- a CDS encoding ABC transporter ATP-binding protein, whose product MSQLLSVKNLTKQFGGLTAVKDVTFGLDKGEILSVIGPNGAGKTTLFNMLTGIYTPTTGEVQLAKTALTGLKPHQIADAGLARTFQNIRIFANMTVCENVMIGRHLRTRAGFLGSVLRTKGMQQEEAAIRERSQQELDFVGIGGKAQLRAGSLSYGDQRRLEIARALATDPQIILLDEPAAGMNPQEKQGLVGLIDRIRQRGFTVILIEHDMKLVMNISDRIVVMNFGQKIADGTPEGVRQDPQVISAYLGSD is encoded by the coding sequence GTGAGCCAGCTACTCTCGGTCAAAAACCTCACAAAACAATTTGGGGGCCTGACCGCTGTCAAAGACGTGACCTTTGGGTTGGACAAGGGCGAAATCCTGAGTGTCATCGGTCCCAATGGCGCGGGCAAAACTACCCTCTTCAATATGCTGACCGGTATCTATACCCCGACCACGGGCGAAGTTCAGCTTGCCAAAACCGCCCTCACCGGGCTCAAGCCCCACCAGATTGCGGATGCAGGGCTGGCCCGGACTTTTCAGAATATCCGCATCTTCGCCAACATGACTGTCTGCGAAAATGTGATGATTGGTCGCCATCTGCGCACCCGTGCTGGCTTTTTGGGCTCGGTTCTACGCACCAAGGGGATGCAGCAGGAGGAGGCTGCGATCCGGGAACGTTCCCAACAGGAGTTAGATTTTGTGGGTATCGGGGGTAAGGCACAGCTCAGAGCCGGGAGCCTCTCCTATGGAGACCAGCGCCGTCTAGAGATTGCACGAGCCTTGGCGACTGACCCGCAGATCATCCTCTTGGATGAACCGGCAGCGGGGATGAACCCTCAAGAAAAACAGGGCTTGGTTGGCCTCATCGACCGGATTCGCCAGCGCGGTTTTACGGTAATCCTGATCGAGCACGATATGAAACTAGTCATGAACATCTCTGACCGGATCGTGGTTATGAATTTCGGTCAGAAAATCGCCGACGGTACGCCCGAGGGGGTGCGCCAGGACCCCCAGGTAATCAGTGCCTATCTAGGGAGCGACTGA
- a CDS encoding rhodanese-like domain-containing protein — MSFSTISVQELAERLSQNQDKSTIQLVDVREPQELELAALPGFRRFSLSEFGQWGPQLGELLDPHKETIVLCHHGMRSAQMCGYLVEQGFSQVRNVRGGIDAYTQVDPTVPRY; from the coding sequence ATGTCGTTTAGCACTATCTCTGTCCAGGAATTAGCCGAGCGGCTTAGCCAGAACCAGGACAAAAGCACTATTCAACTGGTAGATGTCCGCGAGCCTCAGGAGTTGGAACTTGCTGCACTACCGGGGTTTCGGCGCTTCTCACTCAGTGAATTTGGTCAGTGGGGGCCACAGTTGGGCGAACTTTTGGACCCGCACAAGGAAACGATTGTTCTATGCCACCATGGGATGCGCTCAGCTCAAATGTGTGGCTATCTTGTGGAGCAAGGGTTTAGCCAAGTTAGGAACGTCCGTGGCGGCATCGATGCCTACACTCAGGTGGACCCGACGGTCCCGCGCTACTGA
- a CDS encoding gamma carbonic anhydrase family protein, whose protein sequence is MIFLDPPDLSGCAFVAESATVLGAVTAAAGVSIWYGAVVRGDVESIVLGQAVNIQDTAVLHGDPGLVTELEPFVTVGHRVVIHSARIGTGSLIGIGAVLLSGVTLGAGCLVGAGAVVTKSFPARSMLMGVPAKVIREVTEIEVAGLIEHARSYQTLAEAHAGRFGRIAGRLLSP, encoded by the coding sequence ATGATATTCCTAGACCCTCCAGACCTCTCTGGTTGCGCCTTTGTCGCCGAAAGTGCCACGGTGCTAGGAGCTGTGACGGCAGCTGCGGGTGTGAGCATTTGGTATGGTGCTGTAGTCCGGGGGGATGTCGAAAGCATTGTCCTGGGTCAGGCGGTCAATATCCAGGACACGGCTGTTCTACATGGCGATCCGGGATTGGTGACCGAGTTGGAGCCGTTTGTCACGGTCGGACACCGCGTGGTGATCCATTCAGCCCGGATTGGGACGGGTTCACTCATCGGCATCGGCGCGGTCCTCCTCAGCGGGGTCACGCTGGGAGCAGGATGTCTGGTCGGGGCAGGGGCTGTGGTGACCAAGTCCTTCCCGGCGCGCAGTATGTTGATGGGGGTACCTGCCAAAGTGATCCGGGAGGTCACCGAGATCGAAGTAGCAGGACTCATCGAGCACGCCCGCAGCTATCAGACGCTGGCTGAAGCCCATGCCGGACGCTTTGGGCGGATAGCGGGGCGGCTATTGTCGCCGTAA
- a CDS encoding CRTAC1 family protein has protein sequence MFIDRSELLRDNPPQLNYGLAVLDVDRDGAFELFVSGFGAANLVLKWDGQQFIDVAPAPLADPGRQAIGVAAGDFDGDGGEEIYVLNTDTFAGRKRLGDRLFALREGQWVDLFSLPENQDALNLTAGRSVACVDRRGDGRYGFFVANYGGPLHLYERDPSGMLADVAPEAGLNRVTGGRGVVVGPLVSSHMDIFAVNERGPNFLFRNRGDGTFEEIAAKMGLSDPYEHGRGVTILDANGDGRFDLAWGNWEGPHRLYLQDGSGNFRETAPRTMAIPSRIRTVLAADFDNDGELELFFNNIGEPNRLFGLRGGYWIALDCGQALEPLGLGTGAAVGDFDGDGRLELVIAHGESAAGPLTLYHAQDRGYNWLRVLPFTRQGAPARGALVTLVAGGRRQIRIIDGGSGYLCQMEPVAHFGLGTQSWIEQVEVRWPDGALQTIEFPKVNQLLRIAHP, from the coding sequence ATGTTTATCGACCGCAGCGAACTACTCCGGGACAACCCTCCGCAATTAAACTATGGACTTGCCGTCTTGGACGTGGACAGAGATGGAGCCTTTGAACTTTTTGTCAGTGGCTTTGGGGCAGCCAATCTAGTCCTCAAATGGGATGGGCAACAATTTATCGACGTGGCTCCTGCGCCCCTAGCCGATCCGGGACGACAAGCGATTGGGGTGGCAGCCGGGGATTTCGATGGGGATGGGGGAGAGGAAATCTACGTCCTCAACACAGACACCTTCGCAGGGCGCAAACGCCTTGGTGACCGGCTTTTTGCCCTGCGCGAGGGACAGTGGGTGGATCTTTTCTCCCTACCTGAAAATCAGGACGCCCTAAACCTCACTGCCGGTCGCTCTGTGGCCTGTGTGGACCGCAGGGGGGACGGGCGCTATGGCTTCTTTGTCGCCAACTACGGGGGGCCTTTGCATCTCTACGAGCGCGACCCGTCAGGGATGCTGGCTGATGTCGCCCCGGAGGCTGGCCTGAACCGGGTCACCGGGGGGCGGGGTGTGGTGGTAGGACCGTTGGTCTCCTCGCACATGGATATCTTTGCCGTCAATGAACGTGGGCCGAACTTCTTATTTCGCAACCGGGGCGACGGGACTTTTGAGGAAATTGCGGCCAAGATGGGGCTCAGCGATCCCTATGAGCACGGGCGGGGGGTCACGATCCTGGATGCCAATGGGGATGGACGCTTCGATCTGGCTTGGGGGAACTGGGAAGGACCTCACCGGCTCTACCTCCAGGATGGGAGCGGGAACTTCCGCGAGACAGCCCCACGGACGATGGCTATCCCCTCTCGGATACGTACCGTCCTTGCTGCGGATTTTGACAATGACGGCGAACTTGAGTTGTTCTTCAATAACATCGGCGAGCCCAACCGCCTCTTTGGCCTCAGGGGTGGCTACTGGATTGCCCTCGATTGCGGTCAGGCTCTGGAGCCGCTGGGTTTGGGTACGGGGGCCGCGGTGGGAGACTTCGATGGGGATGGTCGTCTGGAACTGGTTATCGCCCACGGGGAGTCAGCAGCCGGACCGCTCACCCTCTATCACGCTCAGGACCGGGGCTACAACTGGCTCAGGGTCCTCCCCTTCACCCGTCAGGGCGCTCCGGCGCGGGGGGCCTTGGTGACCCTGGTGGCGGGGGGACGCAGACAGATCCGCATCATCGACGGGGGGAGTGGCTACCTCTGTCAGATGGAACCTGTGGCTCATTTCGGTCTGGGCACGCAATCCTGGATCGAGCAGGTCGAAGTCCGCTGGCCGGACGGAGCGCTCCAAACCATCGAATTTCCCAAGGTGAATCAGCTTTTGCGTATTGCTCACCCATGA
- a CDS encoding bifunctional sterol desaturase/short chain dehydrogenase: MAYWLEFPLWGLFSVFLAEVVRDAYHVLCHRVTWLARLHNYHHAAYRRDLSLVSVALYQKAQLYHDVLESVVLVLALTGVALMGGVPGLWLGVLYALTFLAGGTKRYFWKTVDTDYNHLPGPLETAPSRWWVNRSYHWRHHFDDTNAYYSGVFTFVDKVLGSALSLKGKTVAITGASGALGQALIHQLRTHKARVIALSTSATDFADLPGVTVVPWQLGEEAQLQEHLQRADILILNHGVNVYGLCTPEAIEHSYQVNTFSALRLIDLFLATVQGPDARATKEVWVNTSEAEVSPAFSPLYELSKRALGDLVTLKRLHAPCVIRKLILGPFKSKLNPFGVMSAEQVARGILFGAKRDFRNIIVTINPLTYLLFPMKESATALYYRLCTQK; this comes from the coding sequence GTGGCTTACTGGTTGGAATTTCCCCTCTGGGGCCTGTTCTCCGTATTTTTGGCGGAAGTGGTACGCGATGCTTACCATGTGCTGTGTCATCGGGTCACTTGGCTTGCCAGACTCCATAACTATCACCATGCCGCCTACCGCCGGGACCTCTCGCTGGTCTCTGTAGCGCTCTATCAGAAAGCGCAACTTTACCATGATGTCTTGGAATCGGTTGTCCTGGTCTTGGCGCTCACGGGAGTCGCGCTGATGGGCGGAGTTCCTGGGCTGTGGCTGGGGGTTCTGTACGCTCTGACCTTTCTTGCTGGGGGCACCAAACGGTATTTTTGGAAGACCGTAGACACCGACTACAATCATCTGCCGGGACCGCTAGAGACCGCTCCTTCGCGCTGGTGGGTGAACCGCTCTTACCACTGGCGGCACCACTTCGACGACACCAACGCCTATTACAGTGGGGTTTTCACCTTTGTGGACAAAGTTTTGGGTTCCGCTCTGTCTCTCAAGGGTAAAACCGTCGCTATCACCGGGGCTTCCGGGGCCTTGGGACAGGCGTTGATCCATCAGTTGCGGACCCACAAAGCCCGCGTGATTGCCCTGAGCACCTCCGCCACCGATTTTGCGGACCTCCCCGGCGTGACCGTCGTCCCCTGGCAGCTAGGCGAAGAAGCGCAACTGCAAGAACACCTGCAACGAGCTGACATCCTTATCCTCAACCACGGCGTCAACGTCTACGGCTTGTGTACCCCCGAAGCCATTGAGCACTCCTATCAAGTCAATACCTTCTCGGCACTGCGGCTCATCGATCTATTCCTCGCCACGGTCCAAGGCCCTGACGCCCGCGCCACCAAAGAAGTCTGGGTCAATACCTCCGAAGCTGAAGTCTCCCCGGCCTTCAGCCCGCTCTACGAATTGAGCAAACGAGCCCTTGGCGATCTTGTCACCCTCAAGCGCCTCCATGCTCCTTGCGTCATCCGCAAACTGATCCTTGGCCCTTTTAAAAGTAAGCTCAACCCCTTCGGCGTCATGTCCGCCGAACAGGTAGCTCGGGGTATTCTTTTTGGGGCTAAACGAGATTTCCGCAATATCATCGTCACCATCAATCCCCTGACCTATCTACTCTTCCCCATGAAAGAATCAGCCACTGCCCTGTACTACCGGTTGTGCACCCAAAAATAG
- a CDS encoding DedA family protein yields the protein MDISELLQRIYDLEALLTWGGYFAITAVVFVETGLLVGFFLPGDSLLVTAGVLAAQGFFNIWLLLPLVIIAAIAGDSLGYWIGSKAGPAIFGREDSRFFSKKNLLATRRFYEKYGGKTIIIARFVPVVRTFAPVVAGAAGMEYRTFARYNVLGGLLWVLTTVLGGFLLGKVIPDLDKNLHIVIAVVIVVSLLPGVWELVKARREG from the coding sequence GTGGATATCAGCGAGTTACTCCAGCGGATCTATGACTTAGAAGCTTTGCTCACCTGGGGGGGCTACTTCGCTATCACGGCTGTTGTCTTTGTTGAGACAGGGCTCTTGGTTGGCTTTTTCTTGCCGGGGGATTCACTTTTGGTGACGGCTGGGGTTCTGGCGGCTCAAGGTTTTTTTAATATCTGGTTGCTCCTGCCTTTGGTCATTATTGCCGCTATCGCCGGAGATAGTTTGGGCTACTGGATTGGGAGCAAGGCGGGACCGGCTATCTTTGGGCGCGAGGACTCGCGCTTTTTTTCCAAGAAAAATTTACTCGCCACCCGACGCTTCTACGAGAAATATGGGGGGAAGACGATTATTATTGCCCGTTTTGTCCCGGTGGTGCGTACTTTTGCCCCCGTCGTCGCTGGGGCTGCGGGGATGGAGTATCGGACGTTTGCTCGCTACAACGTCTTGGGGGGCTTACTCTGGGTCCTGACGACGGTCCTGGGCGGGTTTCTGTTGGGCAAGGTCATCCCCGATCTGGACAAGAACCTGCATATCGTCATCGCGGTCGTCATTGTGGTTTCGCTCCTGCCGGGGGTCTGGGAATTGGTCAAAGCCCGCCGGGAGGGATAG
- the lgt gene encoding prolipoprotein diacylglyceryl transferase: protein MDLLAFVFASPGPILVQLGPLTLRWYSVLVTGGIVLGTIFAQNLARKRGLNPDLVADLAVWVVVGAIPLARLYYVVFRWDLFQNNLWSIFAIWEGGIAIHGGILGGLIAGYLFCRRHGAPFWKLADVCSPGLILGQAIGRWGNFFNAEAFGDPTTLPWKLYIPPANRPALFAGFEYFHPTFLYESLWNLGVLGVLLLAFSRWPNAKPGTIAALYALCYSLGRFWVEGLRTDSLMLGPLRMAQVVSLLGIGLGLLGLWWFNRKHPVVS from the coding sequence ATGGACCTGTTAGCTTTTGTCTTCGCTTCACCTGGACCGATCTTGGTACAGTTAGGCCCCCTGACGCTGCGGTGGTATAGCGTCTTGGTGACGGGGGGCATTGTTTTGGGGACGATCTTCGCTCAAAATCTGGCCCGCAAGCGGGGACTCAACCCAGACCTCGTCGCGGACTTGGCCGTATGGGTGGTGGTGGGAGCGATTCCTCTGGCTCGCCTGTACTATGTGGTCTTTCGTTGGGACCTCTTTCAGAACAACCTCTGGTCCATTTTTGCTATCTGGGAGGGGGGCATTGCCATCCATGGCGGCATCCTGGGTGGGCTTATCGCGGGCTATCTTTTTTGCCGTCGTCATGGGGCTCCTTTCTGGAAGCTGGCGGATGTTTGTTCTCCGGGGCTGATCCTGGGGCAGGCTATCGGGCGCTGGGGGAATTTTTTTAATGCTGAGGCTTTTGGGGACCCCACCACGCTTCCTTGGAAGCTCTATATCCCGCCTGCCAATCGCCCTGCCCTTTTCGCCGGGTTTGAATATTTTCATCCGACTTTTTTGTACGAGTCGCTCTGGAATCTGGGTGTGCTGGGCGTGCTGCTGCTGGCTTTCTCCCGTTGGCCCAACGCTAAACCGGGCACCATCGCCGCGCTCTATGCCCTGTGCTACAGTCTGGGGCGTTTTTGGGTCGAGGGCTTGCGCACAGACAGCCTGATGCTCGGTCCGCTGCGCATGGCGCAGGTGGTGAGCCTCCTCGGTATTGGGCTGGGGCTTTTGGGCCTGTGGTGGTTCAACCGCAAGCACCCAGTCGTCTCTTAG
- a CDS encoding eCIS core domain-containing protein produces the protein MSIYESRKPKSSSSNHIPQPPKASTFKPPVVQAQPEDGQVMPKMTSAADWWRSSGLVHEAGLAGLQFKLTFGQPADQYEQEADRVVQAQPEEVAGMPKMTSAADWWRSSGLVHEAGLAGLQFKLTLGQPADQYEQEADRVAAQVVSQINAPQSIQQVQRQEQEEETLQMQPLVQRQAIAGAMAAPQEVESSIQQAKGGGSAMPDSVRTPMEQAFGTSFEQVRIHTDSQSHTLNQSLQARAFTTGQDIFFRQGEFNPGSTGGQELLAHELTHVVQQTGGAPLQQVQRQQTEDETLQRILPVVRLLHNWQHVHYGLPKGSTPAMGCIHRPLTIVEMLTARGFSCFTSY, from the coding sequence ATGTCCATCTATGAATCACGTAAGCCAAAATCTTCCTCCTCCAACCACATCCCCCAACCGCCCAAGGCATCTACGTTTAAGCCGCCGGTGGTTCAAGCACAGCCCGAAGATGGGCAGGTGATGCCCAAAATGACTTCTGCTGCCGATTGGTGGCGCAGTAGTGGCCTCGTGCACGAGGCGGGGTTGGCGGGGCTGCAATTCAAGCTCACCTTCGGGCAACCGGCAGACCAATATGAGCAAGAAGCGGACCGGGTGGTTCAAGCACAGCCCGAAGAGGTAGCAGGGATGCCCAAAATGACTTCTGCTGCCGATTGGTGGCGCAGTAGTGGTCTAGTTCACGAAGCGGGATTGGCAGGGCTGCAATTCAAGCTCACCCTCGGGCAACCGGCAGACCAATATGAGCAAGAAGCAGACCGGGTAGCCGCTCAAGTGGTCAGTCAAATCAACGCTCCACAGTCTATCCAGCAAGTCCAACGGCAGGAGCAAGAAGAAGAAACCCTCCAGATGCAGCCTCTTGTGCAACGTCAAGCCATCGCAGGGGCGATGGCAGCCCCTCAAGAGGTAGAATCCTCGATCCAGCAAGCAAAGGGCGGGGGGAGTGCCATGCCCGACTCAGTACGCACCCCGATGGAGCAAGCCTTCGGAACCAGCTTTGAGCAGGTCCGTATTCATACGGATAGTCAGTCGCACACCCTCAACCAGTCTTTACAAGCCCGAGCATTTACCACGGGGCAAGATATCTTTTTCCGGCAAGGGGAGTTCAACCCCGGTAGCACGGGTGGTCAAGAACTCCTCGCGCATGAGTTGACCCATGTGGTCCAGCAGACCGGAGGCGCACCCCTGCAACAAGTGCAACGCCAACAGACCGAAGATGAAACCTTGCAGCGCATTCTGCCTGTAGTCCGTTTACTTCATAACTGGCAACACGTCCACTACGGATTGCCCAAAGGAAGCACCCCGGCGATGGGATGCATCCACCGCCCCCTGACCATAGTAGAAATGCTCACAGCAAGAGGATTCTCATGCTTCACTAGTTACTAA
- the ribH gene encoding 6,7-dimethyl-8-ribityllumazine synthase, protein MTVYEGRLDNTRNLRLAIVIARFNDLITGKLLAGCEDALRRHGVNLVEQVDYAWVPGCFEIPLTAQALARKGRYDAIICLGAIIRGQTAHFDFVAKKVSDGIAAVMLETSTPVIFGVLTTENIQQALERAGVKANLGWSYGQDAIEMATLMTTLREGSPTNGFSTLPNKKDELLIEAQE, encoded by the coding sequence ATGACTGTCTATGAAGGCCGGTTAGACAACACGCGCAATCTGCGCCTTGCCATTGTCATTGCCCGGTTCAACGACCTCATCACCGGCAAGCTCTTGGCTGGGTGCGAAGATGCGTTACGTCGCCACGGGGTCAATCTGGTCGAGCAGGTGGACTATGCCTGGGTGCCTGGATGCTTTGAGATTCCTTTGACCGCACAAGCTTTGGCCCGCAAGGGGCGCTACGACGCCATCATCTGTCTGGGGGCTATCATCCGGGGACAGACTGCGCACTTTGATTTTGTAGCTAAAAAAGTCTCCGATGGTATTGCCGCTGTCATGCTGGAGACGAGTACCCCGGTTATCTTTGGCGTCCTGACGACCGAGAATATACAGCAAGCGCTGGAACGAGCTGGGGTCAAAGCCAACTTGGGCTGGTCTTACGGTCAGGATGCGATTGAGATGGCGACCCTGATGACGACGCTGCGCGAAGGTAGCCCGACCAATGGCTTCTCGACCCTGCCTAACAAAAAAGATGAGCTTCTCATCGAAGCTCAAGAATAG
- a CDS encoding DevA family ABC transporter ATP-binding protein — MRREPVVSLEQINHYYGRGVLRKQILFDVNLTIEAGEIVIMTGPSGSGKTTLLTLIGALRSAQAGSLRVLGAELCGATNQQLVQVRSSIGYIFQAHNLLRFLTARQNVQMALELHCAISNEQAQAQAITMLQEVGLANHTEAYPEQLSGGQKQRVAIARALVSNPKLVLADEPTAALDRQSGREVVELMQRLAKEQGCPILMVTHDNRILDIADRIMHMEDGRLQIESVLAN, encoded by the coding sequence ATGCGGCGAGAACCTGTTGTCTCTCTTGAACAGATCAACCACTACTACGGCAGAGGAGTCTTGCGCAAACAGATCCTGTTCGATGTCAATCTGACTATTGAAGCGGGGGAGATTGTAATCATGACCGGCCCTTCCGGCTCAGGAAAAACCACGCTGCTCACGCTCATTGGGGCCTTGCGCTCGGCCCAAGCGGGGAGCCTCAGGGTCTTGGGGGCAGAACTCTGTGGGGCCACCAACCAACAACTGGTGCAGGTGCGCTCTTCCATCGGCTATATTTTTCAGGCCCATAACTTGCTTAGGTTTCTGACCGCCAGACAAAATGTCCAGATGGCGCTGGAGTTACACTGCGCTATTTCCAACGAACAGGCGCAGGCTCAAGCCATCACTATGCTCCAAGAAGTGGGTTTGGCAAACCATACCGAAGCCTACCCGGAACAGCTTTCAGGCGGTCAAAAGCAGCGTGTTGCGATTGCCCGTGCTCTAGTGAGCAACCCCAAGTTGGTCCTAGCAGACGAACCTACTGCTGCCTTAGACCGCCAATCCGGTCGGGAAGTGGTGGAGCTGATGCAGCGGTTGGCTAAAGAGCAGGGCTGCCCCATCTTGATGGTGACCCACGACAACCGTATCCTCGACATCGCCGACCGCATCATGCATATGGAGGATGGTCGGCTACAAATCGAATCCGTGCTGGCTAATTGA
- the devC gene encoding ABC transporter permease DevC: MSLKLSNARLPAPRTPIAWLQLRREKTRLAVGLCGISFAVVLMFMQLGFRSALFESAVGMHSSLEGEIVLISPRSVALIAMERFSERTLYQALRFQGVRSVSPIYVETALWKNPDLYGATRNIRVYGVRPSERVFSLPGVSEHIALVKQPDVVLFDRASRQEFGPVARLFEQKGAVVTEVDQRRVTVAGLFQLGVTFGSDGTIITSDINFLRIFKNRRQSGLIDIGLIQLKPGADAARVLEDLKANLPPDVKVLSKRQYMDFEINYWNSSTPIGFTFMLGTVMGFIVGSIVVYQVLYTDVTDHLAEYATLKAMGYRDSYFLGVVFQAALILAALGFVPGLGIAWGLYQVTRSATLLPLFMEANRSLLVLGLTFLACFISGAIAVRKLREADPADIF; encoded by the coding sequence ATGTCCCTTAAGCTGTCCAACGCCCGATTACCCGCGCCCCGGACGCCCATTGCTTGGCTGCAACTACGCAGAGAGAAGACGCGGTTAGCTGTAGGGCTCTGCGGGATCAGTTTTGCGGTTGTTTTGATGTTCATGCAGTTGGGCTTTCGCAGTGCGCTGTTTGAGAGCGCAGTCGGGATGCACAGCAGCCTTGAAGGTGAAATCGTGCTCATCAGCCCGCGCTCGGTGGCCTTGATTGCGATGGAGCGCTTCTCAGAACGCACGCTGTATCAGGCATTGCGGTTCCAAGGGGTCCGGTCGGTCTCGCCCATCTACGTGGAGACCGCGCTATGGAAGAATCCAGACCTCTATGGAGCCACCCGCAATATCCGCGTCTACGGAGTCCGCCCCAGCGAACGCGTCTTTAGCCTGCCCGGAGTGTCCGAGCATATTGCGCTAGTAAAGCAACCCGATGTCGTTTTATTTGACCGGGCTTCGCGCCAAGAGTTTGGCCCTGTGGCGCGTCTATTTGAGCAAAAAGGGGCTGTCGTCACCGAAGTGGATCAGCGCCGGGTCACGGTGGCAGGGCTGTTCCAATTGGGGGTGACCTTTGGTTCGGACGGCACGATCATCACGAGCGACATCAATTTTCTGCGCATCTTCAAAAACCGTCGCCAATCAGGACTGATCGACATCGGGTTGATTCAGCTCAAGCCCGGTGCTGATGCTGCCCGCGTGCTAGAGGATCTCAAGGCGAATCTGCCCCCGGATGTCAAAGTACTTTCCAAACGCCAGTACATGGACTTTGAGATCAACTACTGGAACAGCAGCACGCCCATTGGTTTCACCTTTATGTTGGGTACGGTCATGGGGTTTATCGTCGGGTCCATCGTCGTCTATCAGGTGCTCTACACCGACGTCACGGATCATCTAGCCGAATATGCGACCCTCAAGGCCATGGGTTATCGGGACTCCTATTTTCTCGGTGTGGTTTTCCAGGCAGCGCTGATCCTGGCGGCGCTGGGGTTTGTTCCTGGCCTTGGGATCGCTTGGGGGCTCTATCAGGTCACCCGGAGCGCTACCCTGCTGCCCCTGTTTATGGAGGCCAATCGTTCGCTTTTGGTCCTGGGACTGACTTTTTTAGCCTGTTTTATCTCCGGTGCGATTGCGGTCCGCAAGCTGCGCGAGGCCGATCCCGCCGATATTTTTTAA